The proteins below come from a single Cetobacterium sp. ZOR0034 genomic window:
- a CDS encoding ATP-binding cassette domain-containing protein, translating to MIKFKNISLKFNEKIILDEFSLNINKGEKVLISGKSGKGKSTLLKILLGFNSPNSGEVFFNDIELTEKTIDNIRKYLGYMPQSTPFLNDNVEKIINNIFNYKLNAKKKLDYDKLFYFFNLFHLEKNILSKHINELSGGEKQRLAFIITILLDREVWILDEITSSLDQEMKEKVTEYILNSDKTVILVSHDHTTSLEKFRRVTL from the coding sequence ATGATTAAATTTAAAAATATCAGTTTAAAATTCAACGAAAAAATTATTTTAGACGAATTTAGTCTAAACATCAACAAAGGAGAAAAAGTTTTAATATCTGGAAAATCTGGAAAAGGAAAGAGTACCCTATTAAAAATATTACTTGGTTTTAACTCTCCTAATTCAGGTGAAGTTTTTTTTAACGATATCGAATTGACTGAAAAAACTATTGATAATATAAGAAAATATTTAGGATATATGCCTCAATCTACACCTTTTCTAAATGATAATGTCGAAAAAATAATAAATAATATTTTTAATTACAAATTAAATGCTAAAAAAAAATTAGATTATGATAAACTTTTTTACTTTTTCAATCTCTTCCATCTTGAAAAAAATATTTTAAGTAAACATATAAACGAGCTTTCAGGTGGAGAAAAACAGCGATTGGCTTTTATAATAACAATTTTACTTGATAGAGAAGTTTGGATTTTAGATGAAATAACCTCATCTCTAGATCAAGAAATGAAAGAGAAGGTAACTGAATATATTTTAAATAGTGATAAAACAGTTATTTTAGTTTCACACGACCACACTACATCATTAGAAAAATTCAGGAGGGTTACATTGTAA